In Setaria italica strain Yugu1 chromosome I, Setaria_italica_v2.0, whole genome shotgun sequence, the genomic window gcttggagtTGGACTCGCTCGACCACGCCGCTTCCTACCAACTCCTGTGCTCGCTTCTCTTTTCCATCCTCCTCCGTCGTCCTCGTCTCTACCGACGATATCTTGCAAATCTCAATGCACGACATTGGCGTCAGCGTTTCGCTTCGCTAATGGTCATCATGACGTTAAACTCGGGGATCCAAAATTTAAACTCAAACGCTCGCTAAATTCACAACCGGATCCGAGCCAGgtgaggggtgtttggtttttagtccggactaaaatttatatcacatcgaatatttggatattaattagaggactaaacatgatctaattataaaacaaattatatagatggaggctaattcacggaacgaatctattaagtctaattaatccatcattagtataTGTtcactgtagcatcatattgtcaaattatggactaattatacttaatagattcgtctcgcaaattagtctccatctgtgcaactgattttataattaatttatatttaatacttctaattactaTTCAAACATTCGATccgataggaattttaggaatTCCTACTGACTCGCATTGGACGGCTAAGATCTTCTGCTTCCGTAGATGAGGCCCGTGGCTTCTTCATCGATCGCGCAAAAGCAAAACCCACCCCGGCCCGGCGGGCCCATGTGCTCGCTCGCCTAAAACCCCCCTGcaccacacgcgcacgtcgctCGCTCAGATCACTCGCGTCGCGCGCACACacaacgccgccgcgccgccggagaaAGCGAGGCGATCCCTTGGTCCGTTGAGCCCTCCACCAGGACCACCCGCCGCCATGGGCAAGGtcagccgccgccgtgcccagACGATCCGTCAATTCGCGATCGCCGTTCCTGCTACTAATCTCGTGATCTGTCATTTGTTAACCCCTTTCCTTGTTTGTTGTGTTGATGATTGCAGAAGAAGAAgcgcagtggcggcggcggcggcggaagtggaggaggaggaggtggcggcggcggcggcggaggaggaggaggccagcaGCAGAATCCGGCGGCGGATgcctccgcggccgcggaggagggcgaggagcaGGCCGTCGCGGCCAACACCGACGCGTCCGGcgatgcggcggcgggggaggacaACAAGGACAAGGAGAGCAACGACAAGGACAAGAACAAGGGGAAGGACCAGGACAGCAAggacaaggggaagaagccgccgccgccgctccccgtgGTGACGGCGGTGCTCAAGGTCGACATGCACTGCGACGGCTGCGCCAAGCGCATCCGCGCCTCCGTCCATCGCTACCCAGGCAAGAATAACCAAGCTGCGTACCTTACCTTCTCTCTCCGTCTCTCTCTGAAAGTGATGCGTGCTGATGATCGGTGCCGCCTGCCAGGTGTGGAGGGCGTGGCGATGGAGGTGGACAAGGGCTCCATGACCGTGGTCGGCCGCTTCGACGCCAAGAAGCTGCGGGACCGCGTCGCCAACAAGACCAGGAAGAAGGTCGACCTCGTCGGCAACAACAATGCCGGCAacaagggaggcggcggcggtggggggaacaacaagggaggcggcggcaacCAGCAGAAGGGCGCCAGCGAAGAGGACGGCAAGCCGGAGAAGGAGCACGACGGCGACAAGGAAGACAAGGCGAAGGACAAGGATGATcaccaggaggaggagaaggggaaggacggcaagggcggcggcagtggtgggggagggaaggggaagggcGGCGGCAAGGACAACAAGAAGCCCGCCGTGGTGCGTACTGGTGCTATCGCACGCCTTCTTCTCTGTTTTCATTCTCTGAATTCTGTGATTGGGATGAATCGAAGCACACGGTTTTCTCATGAACATCGTGGGCTAGTAGTAGTACAATTTGCATGATTCGGATCGATGGCAATGTTTGTAGCATCCGATTGATCAGTGAAATTTCTGTTGTGGTCAGGTTCATGCTTTGACGTACGTGCAGTAGTACTGCTGCAGTACTACTGAATCATGATCAAATCGTGTTCTGGGGAATGAATTTTGTGTGTTTTTACTACTGGGTCCTTTGATTATTTTACTGCTCCAATTGCTGCCATGCATGAGAATGCAGATGCCTTACTAGCATTACTTGTTCAGTATTAATAGTAGTAGCATATTTGTTTGTCCCACATTGCCCTGATCGAGTTCGCTTGATTTGACTGCACGACGATGATGCAGCCGGTGATCGGGACGGTGGTGCTCAGGATCGGCTCCACGGGGCTCCACTGCGAAGGCTGCATGAACCGCATCCGCCACAAGCTCTTCAAGATTAAAGGTACTACACGCTGCATCCTGAAATCTTGATGGATCATTGCTACCTGCATTCAGATGATTGCATCCACACTAACCGTTTGCACTCACTCGATGGATTGGATGCATGGTGCGTGTGTGTAGGCGTGGAGCAGGTGAAGATGGACATGGCCAAGAACCAGGTGACGGTGACGGGGACCATGGACACCAAGGCCCTGCCGGAGAAGCTCCGCAAGAAGCTGCGGCGGCCCGTGGACGTGGTGCCGGCCAAGGACGGCAAGGACAAGGACGGGAAGCAGCAGGAGGGCGGCGGTGGCAAGGACAAGGACGGGAAGGAGAAGGACGGCGGCAAGGATGCGGCGACCAAGAAGCTGACGGCGGAGCTGGAGGCGTGGAAGGCCGCCTTCTACGTCCAGCAGTCCCTGACCAACGCCGAGTTCATGCTCAGCGACGAGAACCCCAACGCCTGCGCCGTCATGTGATTGCCATCCGTCGTCCTCCGTTCGTGCGTTGGTTGCCGTGTGTGGTCGATCGATCCGATGGATTCTGTAGGTAGCTAGGATTGGAGAACAGAGCTCGCCGGACTGACGGTCACAGTCACAGGCTGGTGAAGTGAAACCACAGTAGGGAGAGGGTGAGTAACACAGATAGTTacacagacagacagacagatgCAGAGTGCTAGTTGCAAACTGGTAGTTGtttgtttcaggctttcagctgGAGCTGGTCACTGCTCTTTTGGTTTTAGGGACTGCTGCATGTAGTCATGTATGACTAGTGAGTGAGTGGTCTTGGGATTGGGAATTACAGAAATTACTGTAGTATCTGATGTTATCTTTATCCTTTTTGGGGGAGCTGGTGGTGATTTGTGATGGCCAGGACAGTTGAAAAGTTGCCATGAGTTGTAGCCTGAACAGATTTTGAGTTCTGGCAGGATGATCTTGAGACATTTTTGCATTGAATGTGTATTGCACATGCCAATGCTGCACTGAGATGATCAGTAGACTCCGATCTTGAAGAGGTGGTGGTGTTCCTGCAAAGGAGGTTGtagctgtgagcctgtgacaaAGTTGAGTTGCAGCTGATGCAAGCCTGCAGCAAGCACCGAGAGGGCCTGTGCCTCTGTTT contains:
- the LOC101769535 gene encoding heavy metal-associated isoprenylated plant protein 3-like, whose amino-acid sequence is MGKEGEEQAVAANTDASGDAAAGEDNKDKESNDKDKNKGKDQDSKDKGKKPPPPLPVVTAVLKVDMHCDGCAKRIRASVHRYPGKNNQAAYLTFSLRLSLKVMRADDRCRLPGVEGVAMEVDKGSMTVVGRFDAKKLRDRVANKTRKKVDLVGNNNAGNKGGGGGGGNNKGGGGNQQKGASEEDGKPEKEHDGDKEDKVHALTYVQ
- the LOC111256115 gene encoding heavy metal-associated isoprenylated plant protein 3-like; this encodes MMQPVIGTVVLRIGSTGLHCEGCMNRIRHKLFKIKGVEQVKMDMAKNQVTVTGTMDTKALPEKLRKKLRRPVDVVPAKDGKDKDGKQQEGGGGKDKDGKEKDGGKDAATKKLTAELEAWKAAFYVQQSLTNAEFMLSDENPNACAVM